The following DNA comes from Kitasatospora sp. NBC_01287.
GGCGGGCCGTGCGGCCGCCCAGCGGGCGTGAGGAGCCGGAGGAGCTGGTGCGCTCACTGCTGGCGGTCGCCGAGCGGATCGGGCGCCGCGCGATGGCGGTGCCCACCGACGACGAGGCGGCCCTCGTGCTGGCCGAGCACGCCGACCGCTTGCGGCAGGGCTTCCTGCTGCCGGCCGTGCCGCCGGGGCTGCCGCGCCGGCTGGCCAGCAAGGGCGAGCTCTACCGGATCTGCCAGGAGTACGGGGTGCCCACCGCGCGCTCGGCCACCCCGGCCGACCGGGCGGAGCTGCTGGCGGTCGGGCGGGAGTGGGGCTATCCGCTGGTGCTGAAGAACCTGGAGGCCTGGACCAGGCTGCGGGCGCCGGTGGTGGGCGGCACCACGTTGGTCCGCGACGAGGCCCAGCTGCGCGCGGCGGTGCCGGCGGAGGGCGCGCTCTCGGTGCTGGTCCAGGAGTACCTGCCGGCCGAGCGCTGCGAGGACTGGATCACCCACACCTACAACGGCGGCACGGGGCGCACCGAGCTGGTCTTCACCGGCCGCAAGCTGCGCTCCTGGCCGCCGGGAGCCGGCGTGACCAGCCGGGCGGACGCCCCGTGGAACGAGGAACTGGCCCTGATGGCATCCGAGTTGTGCGAGCGGCTGGGCTACCGGGGGCCGGCCGACATGGACTGGCGGCTGGACCGGCGCGACGGCCGCTACAAGCTGGTGGACTTCAACCCCCGGGTCGGCGCGCAGTTCCGGCTCTTCGAGAACGCCCGCGGGGTGGACCTGGTGCGCGCCATGCACCTGGACCTGACCGGGCGGGAGATCCCGCGGGCCCCCCAACTCACCTCGCGCAGCATGGTGGTGGGCCAGCTCGACCTGCCCTCGGCGCTCTGCTGGATCCGCGCGCACCGCCGGCTGCCGTC
Coding sequences within:
- a CDS encoding ATP-grasp domain-containing protein translates to MTGPGLDLDRGVPALLVKVGRYPQHPGGLGVVRTLARCGVPVLAMVEDRFTPVALSRYLAGRAVRPPSGREEPEELVRSLLAVAERIGRRAMAVPTDDEAALVLAEHADRLRQGFLLPAVPPGLPRRLASKGELYRICQEYGVPTARSATPADRAELLAVGREWGYPLVLKNLEAWTRLRAPVVGGTTLVRDEAQLRAAVPAEGALSVLVQEYLPAERCEDWITHTYNGGTGRTELVFTGRKLRSWPPGAGVTSRADAPWNEELALMASELCERLGYRGPADMDWRLDRRDGRYKLVDFNPRVGAQFRLFENARGVDLVRAMHLDLTGREIPRAPQLTSRSMVVGQLDLPSALCWIRAHRRLPSAVLPRRGLQRAWLACDDPLPAAAEAGRFAATVARRLAGR